The Terriglobus roseus sequence CGTCTTAGCGGTAGTTCTTGCGCTTGTCGCTTTGCAGCACGACTTCTATGTCTCCGAGAACGTTTCGATTCTGAAACAGCCGTTTGTGGTGACGATGTCCCGTTCCGGCGAGTTGGTGCTGGACATCGGAGTGATGCTGGCGCTGGCCAGCCAGTTCATCGAAGATCGAAGGCTTTGTCGCTTCGCCACCATGCAGTTTTACTGGGCGGGGATGGCCGGATGTGTTTACGGGTTCATCTCGTTCCTCGGTTGGACGTTTTTTCATGTGGCAATGGGTGGTCTTGGCCCCGGCGCTCGCATCGACGGCTTTAATAACGAAGGCGGTCCATTCGGTGTTTATGCCGTCACCGTCATCTGCGCGACCGCAGCCGCGGAGACGCAGGGCTGGATGAGCAAGACTCAGATGCGCCTGTCGATCGGCTTTATGTTTTTTTGCGTCATAGAGTCCTTGTCCAAATCAGCGCTGATCGAGGTGGCGCTGCTCATCGTCATCATTGCTCTGCTTCGCATGAGTGCCGTTAAGTCAATTAGCGTGGTTCTGGCGACGGTCGCGGGCACCTTTATCCTTTTCTCTGCGCTCGGACTAACTGACCGAGTCACCGCCTACTTCACCATCGCTGATAGCTACGAAGTGATTAGCCAGACGCGTCCAAAAGATGGCAACTTCGTACTCGGCCGGGCGGCGGGAATCTTCCTGGCACCACGAATGATCGCGGCACATCCACTTGCAGGCATCGGGTGGGGCAATTATCCAATCGTGCGCGATGACCCCCAATATCGCCGCGGCAGTCCCGCCGTTAACGCCGCCTTGGATGCCCCGACCCTCGGACCGATCGACTACATCGTAGAGTTAGGTTTACCGCTTTTCTGCTATTTGACGTGGGTGCAGATTGTGCCTGCATTCACACTGCTTCGCAAAGGTGCACCTACGGCGATTGTCTGCCTTGTCCTGTTGCTCCCCATCAGTATCTGGTCAGGTGCCCATCTGAATTTCACCTATCCATGGATAGGTGTTGCGCTGGCTTTAGGGATGTTCTATTTCCAGGGAGACCGCTATCCGGGGTCAATGAGCCCAGCTTCCACCAGCAGATGAATCGCCACCCGCCTGCGCATTGCGGGCCACATACCGGCTATCCTGATTGGGATGATCCGAACGAACTTGGATGACGGTCCGTCGCGACAGGGTTCCCCACCGAGATCCCGTATAGCTGGCGTGGTCGCGATTCTCGCTGCTGTCGCACTCTTGGGCCATGA is a genomic window containing:
- a CDS encoding O-antigen ligase family protein, yielding MLSGLPTRAMQAEGIHRRWSWEWLARGNFYVLAFLSAWLCVSSQVKFAEVQLLEIIYALDGFLIVAWLLFHHDRIRLLRPLFNIGLRWFVFLVLAVVLALVALQHDFYVSENVSILKQPFVVTMSRSGELVLDIGVMLALASQFIEDRRLCRFATMQFYWAGMAGCVYGFISFLGWTFFHVAMGGLGPGARIDGFNNEGGPFGVYAVTVICATAAAETQGWMSKTQMRLSIGFMFFCVIESLSKSALIEVALLIVIIALLRMSAVKSISVVLATVAGTFILFSALGLTDRVTAYFTIADSYEVISQTRPKDGNFVLGRAAGIFLAPRMIAAHPLAGIGWGNYPIVRDDPQYRRGSPAVNAALDAPTLGPIDYIVELGLPLFCYLTWVQIVPAFTLLRKGAPTAIVCLVLLLPISIWSGAHLNFTYPWIGVALALGMFYFQGDRYPGSMSPASTSR